ATTGTAATGAACCATCAAACGGTGCTGTCTCAGCAAACTCTGATGGGTTACACCTGGCAAAGCATTCGTAGCAGTAAAATAATGCTGCAGATGTAGTCTAAGGGATTCAACTAATTTGTGGGGTTCATTCAGTGCTATTTCAGCAAATCTCAACTGTAAATATCTGCATTTTACACACATACAGGCACTCACCTCTCGCTGACCTCTTGGATGCGCAGAATGTTCGAGAAGAGGGTTTTTTTGTCCATGTTAATAAGAGTGTCATTCAAGTCACTTGACTCCATAAAATGATCCGTTATCACACGCAGAGAGCGCTGGTACGACATTTCTGATGTAATCACCTCGAACATGCTCTGCACACAGAGAAGGGAaaacaaaactattatttaaatgcaactgACTCTTCAGTTTCTGTAAAATCTTTATATTTGCAAGTAATAGCTTTGATTTTTCACATTCACTTTTATAATCTTCTGTATTGTATTACATTGTATtgtgttattacatttttgtaatgtattaatacaaaaaaagtgaatacagaaaataataatttttttactaatgttttttgttgcattttgattttgaattatttttaaacaacagaAAATTTTCCCTCAAAATTCCCTTATTACTATAATGCatccatacatatttttttttatgtagtacaGAATTGTAAAAGAAGttataaatactttattaaaacAACATCTTGTTTATGTTCgttgtcaaaaaagaaaaaatacaaaaaaagtaatgttaTTTATCTTTACTGCGTTAAATTTCTATTAGGCAGTTAAattcactactgttcaaaatatttttttttttcaacaaggatgcattattaGGAGTGCATTAAATTCAATCAACACTTTTGAAGACATCCATAaagttacaaaattatatttcaaataaacgcagtacaattgttttcaacatgtttctgaaaagtcagctttaccattataggaataaattatattttaaaatatatattcaaaaattattgtaatatttgacagttttactgtttttaatatacttttgatcaaataactgcagcattggtgagcattagagactttaaaacaattgaaacaaTTTGGACggtagtgtatacagtatgtacataTTTGTGAGATGGTACTTCCTTTCCCATCCACCCCCTTCCATCCCGTCTTATCTTAGAGATTTCCATCCTCGCCTCTTCTCTTTTCCTCTCAAATCCCTTTTCCCATATTCCCAAACACATATTCTGTCTTTGACCCTCAAATGCTCTCATCCGTGTTGATTGAGGATTTCTGCTCACCTCTTGGTACTTGCACTCCTCTGAACTTAGGGTCTGCAAGACACCACTGTCTCGTACTGCTGCCTGCTCCCGCCATAAATTGCCCTGCTTGAGATTCGGAACACTACTGGATCTGGGTTTTTCTCCTTTCTCTGGGCTGGATGTATTGTGTGGGTCCATCTGGAAGTCCATGCTGGTTTTACTGATGTTGCGACATACTGTCCTCCTGATCTCCTTGTGTATAAATGTTTCTGTGTAGAACTGATACAGCTCTGCAAGGGGCAGACAATATGGCATTAAACTCAACCCCCTAAAATCACAATTTTCAATTTAAAActggtaatttatttatttattgaaaaaaaatgatACCCTCCGACGTCCCAGCTTCCGAGTCAACAGATTGTTGGAGATGTGGAATGGCTCGTGGAGGTCTAGACCTGAGACAGAGATTGAGTTACACACATAGTAAAGGCAGTACATATACCAGCTGTGTGACTACAATATTAATGCTTAAGAGAGCAGAAACTGTTTGAGAGACGaaagaaatataaacatatatacttCTCAGTGGATCCACATTTTTCCCCATCAGCCCCGGCAATGTCATTCTCATCTGATGATGTCAAGAAAAGAGAAACTAGTAATTAAgtaccataaaacaaatacacagaGAAACTCAATGTCTGTCTGAAATGCTTTAAACATATTACTTCTGCAATATAATGCATTTCTGAGTGAACagtatattaaaaagtaaagaaataaattaaaggaTGAGATTTGATCTCTTAGGATTAATTGGATTGGATTGGTCATTACAAATCTTTTTCGTCAATTGAAATAAAGCgaagtaaatacataaatataaataccagaaaaaaaaactaaaattggtcaataatgtttatattatagTAATTTAAGTTGACGTTAATTTGatcatttactaatacattattaaaataaaaaattttatctgttaatattattaaaaactgagctaacatgaactaacaatgaacatcatcaaaaattacaaatattgtaacaaatgtatggttagtaaataatgcattaacaatGTCAACTAAAAGAaccttatttttttactttaaaacataaataaaaaatagaaatgttgctttggcaaccctaaccctaaccctaactgaaataaaagtcatttagtaAATAAAAGTACTGAGATGATTAgaactaaaatagaaaataaagctaaatagaaatattttaaataataccaaatcaaataacaaaattgctgaaaggaaaataaaaacggaaaaatataaaaataaaagctaattcaaaatattaacaaataacacAGTTTGGAACTTTTAAGACATCATTTTCAATTTAGATTTCTTTAAAGGACATAAAATGggtacattttgatttcatgcctGTTTTGAAAGTTTTTATGTACCTATAGATTTGAGAGAATAACTGCTGAGACGTCTTCCGTTCTCATAGGTCTTGGCCGGCGGTGCTGGTGGAGCTCTTTGTGGTCGGGGACTGGCAGGTGGGCTGCACTTTTTAGGGGGAAGCAGAGGGGAGGCAGGGCGTGCTAGAGGCTGAGGTAGAATGATGCGAGGTGGACCCCTGTTATCTAAAGGCATCCTTGGAGGAATGGCCGGAGGTGAGTCCTTGCTTACAGTGTCCGGCCCCTTCTGAGGTCTGGGTGGAATGACCACCTCCAGGCTAATATCGTAGATGGactcctctggctcctccaaAGACTGGCCTTTGGGGACGTTTAGAGGAGTCTGAGGAAATGGGACAACAGAGGCGATCAACGTTGGAGGTCCAGGGTCTGATTTCCTCCTCAGCTGCTGCTCTATAAGTTTTCGAGTTTCCTGAAAATTGCCTTTTTTAACTTGCAGTTCCTCCTTCTTGTTCTCATCTTCAGCTATTGACTCGCTTAAAGAATCAGGCTCCTTATTCGACTTGTCTTCGTTCTCTCCCTCTCCGCTTTTGTTCTGATCCTCCGTGTCACTGTATTCAATCTCCTCATCCTTACCCTCGTCATCATCCTGCTCGCTTATTGGCACCCATACGAGCTTCATGCCAGGCCTCTGCAGGTGACATATACAGCCGCAGTTCTTCTCACACTGAGGCTCTGGAAGAGGGCTGGAATCCTGCTCTTCTCGCAGTTTGCCGCCTTCTTTTCCATCAGGAGCTAGAAGAGGATATGGATTTGAATGAACTTTAAGATGGGTCAATAACATGATGTTATTCTTTTGGcccttcattattattatctttaagaaatacataaaaaatgattggaaatgtaaactccatgtttttgtattaaaaatctATGTGAAATAGCTTTGGggatataaagtaaaaaatgtcaGGATGATATAaggttgcaatcaaaattattcaaccctcATTGCAAATCAGGATTATTGGCAAAATGTACAGACTTTCTCCTGTTTTAAATGACCTAAATCAaacaaaagtaattgaaatagctCAACACTGCAGATGTTACAAAGTGGTTTCCCAACTTCTTATTCAAAAATTATTTAGCCCCTTCATGGCAAGCATCTTTAGTACTAAGTAGAGCACACTTTTGCTGTTATGAGCTGCAGCAAATGACATTTATAGCAAGACTCCAGCTACAGGTTTCCAGTGCCAGAGGATGCAAAGCAGCCCCCGTGCAGCACCGATCCACCACCGTGCTTAACTGTAGGCAGTGTTCTTTTATGTGTATGCTTCATTCTTCATCCTCCAGACATACTGCTGATCCATCGAGCCAAAATATTACAGTTTCGTTTTATCATTCCACAGAACAGAACCCAAAACTTCTGTGGCTTATTTATGTAACTTTGTGTAAAATTAGAGCCAACATCTTGGAGTTCTGGCATGGAAACTGGCTGCAGCCAATGACAGCTGTTCCTTTATATTTGAACTTGCAAATTATGCTTCCAGCAGTGTCTTTATAAacattcagcaccttcactttAGTTGTGTATCCTGTTCATTGTTTGTGAAGGGCAATGATCTCTTTTGGACCATTCTTCCAATTCAAGTATTTCCTTGATTTATTGCATCAGGTGTGCTTGAGACAACACCTATTTTACAGATTTGTGCTGTTGGGAGGGATTCTGTtcagggggttgaataattttgagacTCTAGATGTTGTATTTTCAGTTGAATTTTGGGGAAACCACTTGAAAGATTTGCTGTGTTGagctatttcaattacttttgtaAGTCTGTACATTTTGCCAATAAACCAgtgggggttgaataattttgattgtaaCTGTCCTGCTATTATAATAGAGAAAAAAACATCTTAGTAAAGAAAACCTGAGGAAGGTTAGTTTGTGTCATGAATGCTATGTTAACTATTAGACAAGACACTAGGTAAAACATTGGTTTTTTACAGTCTCCACTAACATACACCAAACCTTTCGAGTTTTCTTGAAAATTACATTACTACATACAAGATTAAGATGTATTCAAATGGTTAGAAAAATgttattactttttactttatGGTTATACCACATGACCACATTTAAACTACTTTTAAAACAGCAGAAAAGTTTTCTAAACCATATGAAACAAATATGGGTACAAAGAGTAAAAATCTTGCTTTAGGCACTAGATTCTTCTTTATGGATCCTCTTTGGCTCTTACATAGACATATGCAAAACAAGCTGCAGCAAAGACTGACTCTATAAACCATGACTGAATGTCTCTGCCGTACTCTAAACATTATATTGCTCTTCGAAAGGCTTCATATCCTTTCCCATTTCCAGTGTATAAGATCTTAGATTACCATCTCTTCTCTGCTTCTGCTTTGACAGGTCCACCTCCCCCTTCGACCCTGCTGTTATCAGTCCCGTCAACTTCTGCAAGGAACCTTTGCGCTGTGTCGATCCCTCCTCCCCACCCTTAACCCGAAGATCTTCAATCGCCTCAAACACATTCTGCTTGATCTTGCCAAATGCTCGTTTCAGCCCTTCTGCCATTTCACTACATCAGTGCGTGAATGACCTGCTCTAAGCTCTCGGATTCTGGACTGGTTGAGTGTATGAACTTTAGGGTAGGACACTGGTTTATTACCCCAATAATCACTTAAAGTCCACTTGCATGTAACTTTAAAGCCTCGAAGACATTCAAACTAGCCCAGTTCACATAATTGTCACTGTAAAAGAGTTTTATGAACACTATTCTCAGATGATGCCCAACAGGAATGTTATGAAAAGAAAGAAGGTTTTTCCTGTTTGGAACAGACTTTCTGATACTGTGTATGGACAATCTAGACAAAAGTCTCAAGTCTTTAGTGCGGCAGACATCTACAACTGAATTgctaacaaaatataatattgcaTTCATATGACTCAGTACTGcacatataatatagaaaatattatgTGCAGTACTGATCATATTTATCTTTTTCCATCAAGTCCATCAAGTTCCAAAAAAAAGGGTAAAATTCCAGAGTTATTTCCACAAAAACTACACCAATTATTCATTTaagtgcagtcttggtgagcgtaagacactttttttaaataagcccccaaatttttgaacggtagtgtagtTTTAATATAATTAGCTCAAAGAGGGGTTATTTTCTCCCCCCACACCCATCTGTCTGTGTTCAGCAGGCGACACAGACTGTATAATCCTACTGACCAACCAATAACAAAATGACCTCCGATGTGTTATGCCTGAATTATGCTTCATTGaattagcaataaaaaaaataaactacctTAATCATCCAATACAAAAAACGTTGATCAATTTAATTGGAAATGAACTAGCAATTTTCATTCACTGGagaacacacagctttttgcttcacaagacataaACTAACAGACTGGAGTCTTGTGGATTACTTGAGGATTATTGTGATTATTGTGTCTcgtttacatcttggatggcctacaGGTGAGCAAATTTCAATtatgggtgaaccattcctttttAAATAGTTGACTGCTATTTCAAATGTTTTGACTGAACATCGTGAAAGAAAATACCTGGAAACTGGAAGTATGTCAAACAAAtcctgaaaatgaaagtaaacacacCATACCTGAGCGGCCTCCATCAACATCACTCAAAGCTCCTTCTTGTCTCTCTTGGCTGTCCACCTCGTCTTTCTGTCCACTGTGATTTTGTCTGGTCTTTGGAGGCAGAGGAGGTGCTTTGTCGGCGCTGGCGAGGGAAGAACTTCTCAATTTGAGTCTGGGCTTTATTGCAGGAGGTCTCTGTTGTCTCACTTCTATGCTGGTGCTCTTTGCTGTATCTCCACTTGGAATCTTAGTCTCTGGCTGGCTGAATTTGTTGACTATCTTTTTGACATTCCCAGAGTTCTGTGAGGTTGCACCTTCCACAGGTGACGTGTCTGAGGTATTATTAGATGGCTTAGTGGGAATCGGGGGTCTTTGTTTGACCTCAGGTTTTGAAGGCGGATGCGGAGACTCTTGAGAAGACATCTTGATTGGTTTTGATGTTTTAACCAAAGCAACCTGGCCAGTATGAGGCCAGGCAGCAGGGTCACCGAGGGCCTCCAATCTTCAACCTGCAGTAACAAATAATGAGGACATTAAACATGACTGATGCACCTTAACAAACGCTTTCCATCATTTGATCAAACACctgacattgcattgttttcattAGATATATTACAATTCTGGCTAATACTGCTAAACTGACAATTTGACAATATTGACAATAAACGGGCGATGTTAAAGTCAATTTCAAtttgttgatagattttttttttaaataggaatTGCACACAAAAGTGGATGCTCATGAATGTGAACTGTGTGAATGTGAAGAGGCAGGGCTTGATTATTGGAGTCTTACATTTCGattaaactgaaaactgaacAGATGAAATGTGCAGATGAATTATTTAGAtctaaaacatgcatttagaaaacagaggaattttcatttcatgtaaaTTCATCTTATGTACAATTAGACAATTAAAGCACTAAAACCGAAATAGgttttttaaatgctacaagtgacaTCACAATATTTTGatatacaatacaaaaataactacAGCCAATAACCGATATAGTACCAATATATTGTCCAGCCCTAGTTTCATTCTTCCAGTTTCATATCCCTCATAAAGAGTACTGTAATTGCAATATCAGCCAGAGACAAAGTCCTCAGAACTACATATTTATTTGTCATGACGATTACCATCTGGTaactcattaaataaaataaaaggcacaGTGATCTTTGTACAGGACTTACCTCAAACCGTACAGGTTCAAACATACTGGACTTTgctcttaaatgtatttatttttgtatagaaTAGGAGCTGAACTTGTAATCAGACTGGAACTTTAGCGAAAAAGCATGTCGAAAACAGTATGAAATATAGCCTGGAAAGTGTTTGTATGTAATGTTTGCTAGTGCCATGTACTTTGACCTTTCGTATTATAAAAGCCTATGCATGTCTTAGGAACACATTATGAGATTAAAGATTAGGCATTTATATTGTTTCtccttatttaaaaacaataccaATGACTTGAATGGAACTGATTGGGAATGTTGGCTTGGAATAAACCCATTCTGGTTATTTCGGAAGGTAAAGGGTGTGTCAACAAGACTTCCTTTGTCAGTAATTCTGCAGCCAGGTTGAACTTTGGCGTCACCGATTTCACTTGACTTACACCCCTCACTCAACAGGTCCGGCAAGTTCTCTATACTGTGCTGCCGTGATCTCATTTGATATCCTGAACATACAAAACTCAACATTAAAGAAAGCCAGAGAGAAATGCTTTCCCAAGGGGTGAAACAGGAGGGCTGAAAAGGTAACGATTAGAAGGGCgttaatgttttgtaatttttacatCCTTCTGATATTTCAAACTTCAGTGAGGTATAAACATCCTCTAAGCAACAGGACACCCAAGTATCCCCTGctgggcaattttttttttccagacattTGTACAAGACACTTCCCCTCCCACCTATAAACATCTTGGGAATGGAATCCTCCTTTCCTGTTGTGAACCTTGGCTTTGCTTTCAAATTCCTGAGAATCATTgggatagatatatatatatatatatatatatatatatatatatatatatatatatatataataacagttttttttatgtaaaaccaTAGATGTCTATAAGTTCCCTTTTAGATCGATAGAAGCAAGTGTGTGTGAACATGTTTTTCTATCCCGTTGGGGATTagacctgaatacacacagattTATGGGAACTTGACATGTACATGGGGAAACAAGCTTATAGatcatacagaatttttttttttttggagaatgtaaacatgcagaaagttttctgtaaggtttaggtgtagggcgatagaatacgatttgtacattataaaaaccatcaCGCTTATGGAGAGTCCCCAAtaggatttctttcttttttttttgggggtaTTTGAGTTATTGTAATCCATTGGATTACAAATTCCTTTGTGTTCTCGGACCTAACATTTAAATTCTTACATAATCATTTCTGACAATGTTTCAGAAACAATGGACCAATGAAAAATGTAATCCAAAAATCAATATTCCTTAGGATCTGCTGTGTGAACTGAATGTGGACGTAATGTAACCAATGAATCTGTCATTAATTTGTAAACATACGATAAGATGCAGTAAATATACTACATTCACAACTGAGGCTGCTAAAAGTCATATCTGTTATATTACACCAGACTACTCACCAAATGTGTCTCACTCTCCTAAATAATCCATAAAGAAAAGCGAATTCCTGAAACGTGTCCAGAGCAAACTtcctcataaaaataaaaacattagagTGGCGAGGTGTAACACTCACAGTACACATGAACACATCAGTGTACGAACAGCTATACAGTCACCCATgttaatacatttctttaaaatgacaGCAACAGATCGCCACATTCCAGTACGAGCTTCAGAACCGTACGGATCTGATCAGACGTTACTTTCATATTTCCTCTTTTGTTGTCCTCTCCGGTAAATCCACGCGCATCTCCGGCTCTTTGTTTTCCTGCTCGTGAGCGTGAACAAGAACAGCCGGACTGAGACAGTGTGATTAGTGGATACCCCTCCTCCCAAATCCCACCCTACCCTTTCCCATTTCTGCCTGTGCACATCCTCCTTTAGCTGCCACCCAGCGGAGActctttgcgtgtgtgtgtttgtgtgtgtgtgtcaggtttaTAGGAATCAAGCACAGTAAAACCTGAAATCATTAAGTTACGAAATGGTCATCAATTTACTATGAACAACGGGttaataaacctaaaaaaaaataacagagaaTTTATGAAATATAGCATACCTATACCGTAAGAACATAATTGCTGAAAAATATCGTTCTTGAAAAGACAGTctcttgttttgaaaaaaaaatcataaagttgtattttgtatttttgagtTCTAATTAATAAAGTTCGTGTATAGTTCTAATTAATAACATCTTGaacagtcttttattttgaaaagcaggCGGAGACTGCGTTTGGAAACCCTGAATTTACTTATCTAAATTACTCtacatttatattgttttctTCCCGAATCGAATCACAATTTGTATTGGTGAGgggaaaaaatctaatattttactAAGGATACAAGATTTACTTTAAGTCTTTCGAAAATATACAAccgggaaaatatatatttttttttttttttttttcactcattcCACTCTGTTTTAATACAGTCTTTGATTCGTGATcagtgttggggctagttactcaaaaaagtaatatattacatattacatattactctcaaaaatagtaatgccttactttactttattactccctggagaaaggaactagttatattactagttatattactagttacatctttttttcttaattactctatgattgcctgagatgcatcagatggagggagaacattcaaaggaggagtgttctttagggtctttatcagtggcggctcctgccaattctctcagggggggcaaatgtttgctctattaatgaggataggtcacccattcaattgataaattaacgggtagttaaagatgtaaagggaaccgaactactgtagtattaattaaaaataaacttacattaggaatcaatctcttgcactccttatttttctatatccgtgttaacactattcagcagcatatgaagactaacaccaggatgtggtttttccaaaaaatactttttacttttcgatttcagtttaataagaaataattgaagtcacataaatcactgtttacacaactcacttatattactgctcgtcagtacacctgttctctaatcagcggttaattccatcaggtgcgtgatttcacatagagcagctgttactacaccgagccgttattaactgagaagacgcgcaaatccacgttcattttcagcgtttattggcacggttgtatgaacatatggttcacgcacctgatggaataaaccgctttagagaaccggctttactgagatgcgcattaacgagcggccgatcgtgatcggagcactcctacaaaataattactgaatctccacccgtcgaaactagctttctgttgctgggaaccttcctctgaaaaagagcttgccgttgttgacgcttccatttttccccatctgtctgagcgtgccgctctgctgccggctgtcgaccaatcagtgatggtaaatgatacctcgtgccaaacccagaccaatcactgttccattcacgccctccttcccttcccttctgttctctgtgttgtgtgccttgtgtgtgatgaaggtgctactggcaaatgtaacgcaagtaactagcttgggaaaactgtaataatattaccattttcagacgagtaatgccttacactactagttactgaaaaaagtaatattatacaCCCAACACTGTTCGTGATAAACCAGAAAACAGCACTCCGAAAAGTAAAAAATTTAGTGATGTAGCAAAACTATAAAACTACGTACTGTACTTTAAAAGTAGGTCTATATCTACAGATAAAGTTTAAACCCATATTCTGTGCCCTATTATATTCTCTATATGTGAAGAGACAAATACATCTAAAGCAAACTATCGTTACTTTGTCGGTTTGCCCAGTATCCAGTACAATCCAACAGCATTTATACACCTACCAATAATTTAcgattcaaaatagtttttaataaaataatgatctgTTTCCCTAAATGCAACATTGATTAcgacataaaatataattaaaacataaataaacaaaaacacaaaaaatattaaaacataaaaagaataTCTCTGAATCATTACAGATATCTC
This portion of the Carassius gibelio isolate Cgi1373 ecotype wild population from Czech Republic chromosome A12, carGib1.2-hapl.c, whole genome shotgun sequence genome encodes:
- the arhgef15b gene encoding rho guanine nucleotide exchange factor 15 isoform X2, translated to MAEGLKRAFGKIKQNVFEAIEDLRVKGGEEGSTQRKGSLQKLTGLITAGSKGEVDLSKQKQRRDAPDGKEGGKLREEQDSSPLPEPQCEKNCGCICHLQRPGMKLVWVPISEQDDDEGKDEEIEYSDTEDQNKSGEGENEDKSNKEPDSLSESIAEDENKKEELQVKKGNFQETRKLIEQQLRRKSDPGPPTLIASVVPFPQTPLNVPKGQSLEEPEESIYDISLEVVIPPRPQKGPDTVSKDSPPAIPPRMPLDNRGPPRIILPQPLARPASPLLPPKKCSPPASPRPQRAPPAPPAKTYENGRRLSSYSLKSIDENDIAGADGEKCGSTEKSRPPRAIPHLQQSVDSEAGTSEELYQFYTETFIHKEIRRTVCRNISKTSMDFQMDPHNTSSPEKGEKPRSSSVPNLKQGNLWREQAAVRDSGVLQTLSSEECKYQESMFEVITSEMSYQRSLRVITDHFMESSDLNDTLINMDKKTLFSNILRIQEVSERFLKDLEERVDESIIISDICDIIHYHAQHHFPAYIDYVRNQIYQEKTYSNLMQTNTQFATVITRLQESPICQRLPFMSFMLLPFQRITRIKMLIENILKRTAIGTDKEQTASKALDSVSKIIEECNTQVGKMKQMEELIQINGMLEFDKLKALPIISQTRFLEKRGELQEVNRGGTFLNLRPKFSPVYLFLFNDLLVIASKKSSERYVVLDHAHRSLVQVQPFGEDTAVPNMEHSFCLTLLENHQGRQMERVLKAPTQSDLHRWLAAFPNPDKPHNEQEEVIYEDWDCPQVQCVEQYVANQADELNLEPTEIINVVRKTNEGWCEGIRLSDGQKGWFPEANVLEITNEHVRRRNLRERYRVIQAAGIVARTQSMP
- the arhgef15b gene encoding rho guanine nucleotide exchange factor 15 isoform X1, with the translated sequence MSSQESPHPPSKPEVKQRPPIPTKPSNNTSDTSPVEGATSQNSGNVKKIVNKFSQPETKIPSGDTAKSTSIEVRQQRPPAIKPRLKLRSSSLASADKAPPLPPKTRQNHSGQKDEVDSQERQEGALSDVDGGRSAPDGKEGGKLREEQDSSPLPEPQCEKNCGCICHLQRPGMKLVWVPISEQDDDEGKDEEIEYSDTEDQNKSGEGENEDKSNKEPDSLSESIAEDENKKEELQVKKGNFQETRKLIEQQLRRKSDPGPPTLIASVVPFPQTPLNVPKGQSLEEPEESIYDISLEVVIPPRPQKGPDTVSKDSPPAIPPRMPLDNRGPPRIILPQPLARPASPLLPPKKCSPPASPRPQRAPPAPPAKTYENGRRLSSYSLKSIDENDIAGADGEKCGSTEKSRPPRAIPHLQQSVDSEAGTSEELYQFYTETFIHKEIRRTVCRNISKTSMDFQMDPHNTSSPEKGEKPRSSSVPNLKQGNLWREQAAVRDSGVLQTLSSEECKYQESMFEVITSEMSYQRSLRVITDHFMESSDLNDTLINMDKKTLFSNILRIQEVSERFLKDLEERVDESIIISDICDIIHYHAQHHFPAYIDYVRNQIYQEKTYSNLMQTNTQFATVITRLQESPICQRLPFMSFMLLPFQRITRIKMLIENILKRTAIGTDKEQTASKALDSVSKIIEECNTQVGKMKQMEELIQINGMLEFDKLKALPIISQTRFLEKRGELQEVNRGGTFLNLRPKFSPVYLFLFNDLLVIASKKSSERYVVLDHAHRSLVQVQPFGEDTAVPNMEHSFCLTLLENHQGRQMERVLKAPTQSDLHRWLAAFPNPDKPHNEQEEVIYEDWDCPQVQCVEQYVANQADELNLEPTEIINVVRKTNEGWCEGIRLSDGQKGWFPEANVLEITNEHVRRRNLRERYRVIQAAGIVARTQSMP